A portion of the Cellulophaga algicola DSM 14237 genome contains these proteins:
- a CDS encoding DUF937 domain-containing protein yields the protein MSGLLDLLSGPMGKQLISGVAGQTGESEGKTANVLSMAMPLLLGAMKKNVSTPEGAQGLMSALQGGKHDGSILDNLGGLFGGGVDDAVTNDGAGILGHLLGSKQESVESALSQKSGVDAGSVANILKIAAPILMGFLSKQTSQNNVSDAGGMNALLGGMLGGQPQENQSLITSLLDADGDGSILDDVAGMVMGSSGKKGGIGGLLGGLFGK from the coding sequence ATGTCAGGATTATTAGATTTATTAAGTGGCCCAATGGGCAAACAATTAATTAGCGGTGTTGCAGGGCAAACTGGAGAATCAGAAGGAAAAACTGCAAATGTACTTAGTATGGCTATGCCATTGTTATTAGGCGCTATGAAAAAAAACGTTTCTACTCCAGAAGGTGCTCAAGGATTAATGAGTGCACTACAAGGTGGTAAACATGATGGAAGTATATTAGATAACCTAGGTGGTCTATTTGGTGGTGGAGTTGATGATGCTGTAACCAATGATGGCGCAGGAATTTTAGGGCATCTTTTAGGTTCTAAACAAGAAAGCGTAGAAAGTGCATTAAGCCAAAAATCTGGTGTTGATGCGGGATCTGTTGCTAATATTTTAAAAATTGCAGCTCCTATTTTAATGGGTTTTTTATCAAAACAAACTTCCCAAAACAATGTCAGTGATGCTGGTGGAATGAATGCATTATTAGGCGGTATGCTTGGTGGTCAGCCTCAAGAAAACCAAAGTTTAATCACTTCTTTATTAGATGCGGATGGCGATGGTAGCATTTTAGACGATGTTGCAGGAATGGTAATGGGTTCTAGTGGTAAAAAAGGTGGTATCGGAGGTCTTTTAGGTGGGCTTTTCGGAAAATAA
- a CDS encoding DUF6146 family protein, whose translation MKNNVFRLTIFIAAIILLALSCTGTKTLNDVSDKENEAFHQTKGDTITIADDESDYEIIIIEPGFNFWLQSIAKSEGYYSQNYLENRNAIWVLEWNQRVQQPQRFDPNLYEMSINYNSFTDYGYEVNYKLYNYFIYFQRKYNQRLGSFYPRI comes from the coding sequence ATGAAAAATAATGTATTTCGTTTAACTATTTTTATAGCCGCTATTATTTTATTAGCATTGAGCTGTACAGGTACTAAAACATTAAATGACGTTTCTGATAAAGAAAATGAAGCTTTTCATCAAACAAAAGGGGATACAATTACTATTGCAGATGACGAAAGTGATTATGAAATTATCATTATTGAGCCTGGATTTAATTTTTGGCTGCAAAGCATTGCCAAATCAGAAGGGTATTATTCTCAAAATTATTTAGAGAACAGAAATGCAATCTGGGTCCTTGAATGGAACCAGAGAGTACAGCAACCCCAACGCTTTGATCCTAATTTATATGAAATGAGTATTAACTATAATTCATTTACAGATTATGGTTATGAAGTAAACTATAAACTTTATAATTACTTTATTTATTTCCAAAGAAAATATAATCAACGCTTAGGTTCTTTTTATCCCCGTATATAA
- a CDS encoding acyl-CoA reductase, whose product MTDHTQRIKAFVKLGTFFREFCDSANNMEDKYEHSTGSFNTLEDKIALAKHKNGWFTRENILFSFASWGQALTEVNLNSWLATYNFQENNSPKTVALILAGNIPLVGFHDVICVLLTGNKALIKLSSNDNILLPQVAAILINLAPEFKGYIQFENEKLPAFDSVIATGSNNTARYFEHYFKDKPHIIRKNRNSAAVLTGNETAEQLKALGEDIFLYYGLGCRSVAKLFVPKEYNFDLFFESLYVYHPIIEQAKYANNYDYNKAVYLMSNFKLLENGFLILKKDESYSSPIASLFYEEYETIEILKEKLRVDEEKIQCIVSQGLFDTEVIFGQTQSPKLTDYADNVDTIAFLLRNS is encoded by the coding sequence ATGACAGACCATACACAACGAATTAAAGCTTTTGTTAAACTTGGTACTTTTTTTAGAGAATTTTGCGATTCTGCTAACAATATGGAAGATAAGTATGAGCATTCTACTGGTTCATTTAACACCTTAGAAGATAAAATTGCGTTAGCTAAACATAAAAATGGATGGTTTACACGAGAAAATATACTTTTTAGTTTTGCGAGTTGGGGTCAAGCACTAACAGAAGTAAACTTAAATTCTTGGCTAGCAACCTATAACTTTCAAGAAAATAATAGTCCTAAAACAGTTGCGCTTATTTTGGCTGGTAATATTCCATTGGTTGGGTTTCATGATGTTATTTGTGTTTTATTAACAGGAAACAAAGCTTTAATAAAACTTTCCTCTAACGACAACATTTTATTACCACAGGTTGCTGCTATTTTGATAAATTTAGCTCCTGAGTTTAAAGGTTACATTCAATTTGAAAACGAAAAACTACCCGCCTTTGATAGTGTAATAGCTACAGGTAGTAATAATACAGCACGTTATTTTGAACACTACTTCAAAGATAAGCCCCATATTATTCGCAAGAATAGAAATTCTGCAGCCGTATTAACAGGCAATGAAACGGCTGAACAATTAAAAGCCTTAGGTGAAGATATTTTTCTTTATTATGGGCTAGGTTGCCGGAGTGTCGCTAAGCTTTTTGTTCCAAAAGAATATAATTTTGATTTATTTTTTGAATCCTTATACGTATATCATCCCATAATTGAGCAAGCAAAATATGCAAACAATTATGATTATAATAAAGCCGTATACCTGATGAGTAATTTTAAACTTTTAGAAAATGGATTCTTAATTTTAAAAAAGGATGAGAGTTACTCCTCGCCTATCGCTTCCCTTTTCTATGAAGAATATGAAACTATAGAAATTCTAAAAGAGAAATTACGCGTAGATGAAGAAAAGATACAGTGCATTGTTTCTCAAGGTCTCTTTGATACTGAAGTTATTTTTGGACAAACACAAAGTCCAAAATTAACAGACTATGCAGATAATGTAGATACCATTGCTTTCTTGTTAAGAAACTCTTAG
- a CDS encoding TonB-dependent receptor → MNKIYFSLLLAMLNSFVYAQNSLKGTIKEAGTNLPLEQVSIYFPQLEKGSVTAANGSYEILNLPSGNFKIVVSYIGYQTISKAILIDGKQIINDFTLQESAIEMEEVIISTPFHKLQSENVMKVEYANIKDLKNKGSITLADGISTIPGVESVSTGIGIGKPVIRGLNANRVLVYTQGIRLENQQFGDEHGLGVNDAGIESVEVIKGPASLLYGSDAMGGVLYLNPEKFAFPNSTESDVNLNYFTNTQGISANAGVKTATDNFRFLLRGAITSHTDYKTGNNERVTNSRFKEYDIKSGIGYQITNFKTEVRYNYNNSNLGIPEEIGEQSTNRTPIKPNQTIDNHILSSKSSLLFNASILDVTLGYTSNIRKEFEEDEEGAALHMNLNTFNYNIQYHAPKYGILETILGAQGLHQNNSNFGEELLVPDATTNDIGFFGTSHLHFNEFNDIQVGLRYDHRTIKGDANGTLGEEGYIAALNRDFSSFNAALGYKANFATNFVARLNLATGFRAPNLAELTSNGVHEGTNRYEIGNANLKNEQNIQTDVALEYKNEHFEIYANGFYNSINDYVFIAPTGDEIEGNQVFAYNQQNANLYGGEAGIHIHPHPLDWLHFESSFQTVRGKLKDGDNLPLIPANSITNTLRGEFNKRSGGINSGYTFITLKSVFEQDQISLFETTTDGYSLLSIGLGGTITIFNSPMDLRISGNNLLDKNYVSHLSRLKYDGITNIGRNISLGISVPL, encoded by the coding sequence ATGAATAAAATATATTTCTCATTGCTCTTAGCAATGTTAAACAGTTTTGTATATGCACAAAACTCACTTAAAGGCACCATCAAAGAAGCGGGCACAAATTTGCCATTAGAACAAGTTTCAATTTATTTTCCTCAATTAGAAAAGGGATCAGTTACAGCTGCAAATGGCAGCTATGAAATTTTAAATTTACCCTCAGGAAACTTCAAAATCGTTGTTTCTTATATAGGATATCAAACAATATCTAAAGCTATCTTAATAGATGGCAAACAAATAATTAATGACTTTACATTACAAGAAAGTGCTATTGAAATGGAAGAAGTTATTATTTCTACCCCTTTCCACAAATTACAGAGTGAAAATGTAATGAAAGTAGAGTATGCTAATATAAAAGATTTAAAAAACAAAGGGTCAATTACATTAGCTGATGGAATTTCTACTATTCCAGGAGTAGAAAGTGTTTCTACAGGTATTGGTATAGGAAAACCAGTAATTAGAGGCTTAAATGCCAACAGAGTCTTAGTTTACACACAAGGCATTCGTTTAGAGAATCAACAATTTGGGGATGAACATGGCTTAGGTGTAAATGATGCAGGAATTGAAAGTGTTGAAGTCATCAAAGGACCTGCTTCCCTACTCTATGGCTCAGATGCTATGGGTGGTGTATTGTATTTAAATCCTGAAAAATTTGCATTTCCAAATTCTACTGAAAGCGATGTTAATCTCAATTATTTTACCAATACACAAGGAATTAGCGCAAATGCAGGAGTTAAAACTGCTACAGATAACTTCCGTTTTTTATTACGTGGAGCAATTACTTCACATACTGATTACAAAACTGGTAATAATGAACGTGTAACAAATTCTAGGTTTAAAGAGTATGATATAAAATCTGGAATTGGATACCAAATCACGAATTTTAAAACTGAAGTACGCTACAATTATAATAATTCTAATCTAGGAATACCAGAAGAAATAGGCGAACAAAGCACAAATAGAACACCTATAAAACCAAACCAGACAATAGATAATCATATTTTAAGCTCTAAAAGTAGCTTATTATTTAATGCCTCTATCCTTGATGTTACATTGGGGTATACTTCTAATATTAGAAAAGAATTTGAAGAAGATGAAGAGGGCGCTGCGCTACATATGAATCTAAATACTTTTAACTATAATATTCAATACCATGCCCCTAAATATGGCATCTTAGAAACTATTCTAGGCGCACAGGGCTTACACCAAAACAATAGTAATTTTGGAGAGGAGCTTTTAGTACCTGATGCGACCACCAATGATATTGGTTTTTTTGGCACTTCACATCTTCATTTTAATGAATTTAATGATATTCAAGTCGGCTTGCGCTATGATCACCGGACCATTAAAGGCGATGCTAACGGAACACTCGGAGAAGAAGGCTATATTGCTGCTTTAAATAGAGATTTTAGCAGTTTTAATGCTGCATTGGGATACAAAGCAAACTTTGCCACTAACTTTGTCGCTAGACTTAATCTCGCTACGGGGTTTAGAGCTCCTAACTTAGCAGAATTAACATCTAACGGAGTTCATGAAGGTACTAATAGGTATGAAATAGGAAATGCTAATTTAAAAAATGAGCAAAATATACAGACTGATGTTGCTCTAGAATACAAAAATGAACATTTTGAAATTTATGCCAACGGATTCTATAATTCAATAAACGACTATGTTTTTATTGCTCCTACAGGAGATGAAATAGAAGGTAACCAAGTTTTTGCGTACAACCAACAAAATGCCAATTTGTATGGAGGAGAGGCTGGGATTCATATTCACCCGCACCCTTTAGATTGGCTGCATTTTGAAAGCAGTTTTCAAACGGTACGCGGAAAGCTAAAGGATGGTGATAATCTTCCTTTAATTCCTGCAAATAGTATTACAAATACGCTTAGAGGCGAATTTAATAAACGTTCTGGAGGTATAAATAGTGGATATACATTTATCACCTTAAAATCTGTATTTGAACAAGATCAAATAAGTCTTTTTGAAACAACAACAGATGGTTATAGCCTATTAAGTATTGGTTTAGGAGGTACTATCACTATTTTTAATAGTCCTATGGATCTAAGAATAAGCGGAAATAATTTACTGGACAAAAATTATGTATCACATTTATCACGCTTAAAATATGATGGCATTACGAATATTGGTCGTAATATTAGTTTAGGCATTAGCGTGCCACTGTAA
- a CDS encoding 4Fe-4S dicluster domain-containing protein, translating into MAIIITDECINCGACEPECPNTAIYEGADEWRYSDGTSLKGQVVLPNGKEIDADVVQEPISDEVYYISPDKCTECVGFHEEPQCAAVCPVDCCVPDDDHVETEDVLLGKQKFMHPEG; encoded by the coding sequence ATGGCAATTATAATAACTGATGAGTGTATAAATTGCGGAGCATGCGAACCAGAGTGCCCAAATACTGCAATATATGAAGGAGCAGATGAATGGCGTTATAGTGATGGTACTTCATTAAAAGGACAGGTTGTTTTACCTAATGGTAAGGAAATAGACGCAGATGTTGTTCAAGAACCTATTAGTGATGAAGTATATTACATATCTCCTGATAAATGTACAGAATGTGTTGGTTTTCATGAAGAACCGCAATGTGCAGCTGTATGTCCTGTAGATTGTTGTGTACCAGATGATGATCATGTAGAAACGGAAGATGTTTTGTTAGGTAAACAAAAATTTATGCATCCAGAAGGATAA
- a CDS encoding DUF6787 family protein, producing the protein MKKLKERWGIESNFGIIMILIVFSVTGSSALKIARPLLDYIGFTRDNFSDDWYFSVLYWTVRILIIFPIYQILLVAFGWLFGQFKFFWNFEKKMLGRLGLGFLFK; encoded by the coding sequence ATGAAAAAATTAAAAGAACGCTGGGGAATAGAGTCTAACTTTGGTATTATCATGATTCTAATTGTTTTCTCAGTTACAGGATCATCAGCACTAAAAATTGCGAGACCTCTTTTAGATTATATTGGATTTACACGAGATAATTTCTCAGATGATTGGTACTTTTCTGTACTCTATTGGACTGTTCGTATTTTAATCATTTTTCCTATCTATCAAATATTATTAGTAGCCTTTGGTTGGTTATTTGGTCAATTTAAATTTTTCTGGAATTTTGAGAAGAAAATGCTAGGCCGTTTAGGACTAGGGTTTCTTTTTAAATAA
- a CDS encoding D-2-hydroxyacid dehydrogenase — MRILANDGISQAGIDALKSNGFEVLTVNVAQNQLIDYINKHKIEALLVRSATEVRKDIIDQCPELRLIGRGGVGMDNIDVAYAKEKGVHVINTPEASSESVAELVFAHLYGAVRFLYDSNRTMPLDGDTRFKDLKKDYSSGSELRGKTLGIIGFGKIGQATAKIALGVGMKVLYHDSEIEETSVILKFYDDQTITFNLKNHSKEDVLKSADFITLHVPKQKAYVISKNEFKLMKDGVGIINTARGGALDEVALIDAMESRKVAFAGLDVYESEPKPEIKILMHPDISLTPHIGAATKEAQDRIGVELATKISSLLK; from the coding sequence ATGAGAATATTAGCAAACGATGGAATTTCACAAGCTGGGATTGATGCATTAAAATCAAATGGCTTTGAAGTTTTAACGGTAAATGTTGCACAAAATCAACTTATAGATTACATAAATAAGCATAAAATTGAAGCACTTTTAGTACGGAGTGCTACCGAAGTTAGAAAAGATATAATTGACCAGTGCCCTGAACTAAGATTAATTGGTCGTGGTGGTGTTGGCATGGATAATATTGATGTGGCTTACGCTAAAGAAAAAGGGGTACATGTTATTAATACGCCTGAAGCTTCTTCTGAATCTGTTGCTGAGTTAGTTTTTGCTCATTTATACGGTGCTGTTCGCTTTTTGTATGATTCAAACAGAACTATGCCTTTAGATGGCGATACACGATTTAAAGACCTTAAAAAAGACTATTCAAGTGGGTCTGAATTGAGAGGTAAAACATTAGGGATTATAGGGTTTGGAAAAATTGGGCAAGCTACCGCTAAAATTGCGTTAGGAGTTGGCATGAAAGTACTTTATCATGATTCTGAAATTGAGGAAACTTCTGTGATTTTAAAATTTTACGATGATCAGACAATAACATTCAATTTAAAAAACCATAGCAAAGAAGACGTTTTAAAATCTGCCGACTTCATTACATTACATGTTCCTAAACAAAAGGCGTATGTTATTAGTAAAAATGAATTTAAGCTAATGAAAGATGGTGTCGGTATCATCAATACAGCTCGTGGTGGCGCCTTAGATGAAGTAGCTTTGATAGATGCTATGGAATCTCGTAAAGTTGCTTTTGCAGGCTTAGATGTATATGAATCTGAACCAAAACCTGAAATAAAAATACTAATGCACCCTGATATTTCGTTAACTCCACATATTGGTGCAGCTACTAAAGAAGCTCAAGACAGAATTGGTGTCGAATTAGCAACTAAAATTAGCTCATTACTAAAATAA
- the serC gene encoding 3-phosphoserine/phosphohydroxythreonine transaminase, translating into MKKHNFSAGPCILPQEVLLKASEAVQDFNGSGLSLIEMSHRSKEFVDIMENARALALELLGLEGKGYKALFLQGGASMEFVRVAYNLLETKAGYLNTGTWANNAIKEAKFFGEVVEVASSKNENYNHIPKIFGVPNDLDYLHVTSNNTIYGTQMKTFPKVNIPLVCDMSSDIFSKQMDFSQFDLIYAGAQKNMGPAGTELVVIKEDILGKVSRKIPSILDYQVSIAKESMFNTPAVFPIYVSMLTLEWLKGIGGIAVIEEINNKKAQLLYSEIDLNPLFKGYANIEDRSTMNATFSITDEKLKPAFDAAWKEAGVSGINGHRSIGGYRASMYNALTLDSVGVLVDVMSEMERKG; encoded by the coding sequence ATGAAAAAGCATAATTTTAGCGCAGGACCGTGTATATTACCACAAGAAGTTTTATTAAAAGCCTCTGAAGCAGTACAAGACTTCAACGGTTCAGGTTTGTCTCTTATAGAAATGTCTCATAGAAGTAAAGAATTTGTAGATATTATGGAGAATGCTAGAGCACTTGCCCTAGAACTACTTGGTTTAGAAGGTAAAGGCTATAAAGCACTATTTTTACAAGGTGGAGCTAGCATGGAGTTTGTTCGTGTTGCATATAACTTATTGGAAACAAAAGCTGGTTATTTAAATACAGGTACCTGGGCAAATAACGCTATCAAAGAAGCTAAATTTTTCGGAGAAGTAGTTGAAGTAGCTTCTTCTAAAAACGAAAACTATAACCATATTCCAAAAATATTTGGTGTCCCTAACGATTTAGATTACTTACATGTAACTTCTAATAATACTATTTATGGAACTCAAATGAAAACGTTTCCAAAAGTAAATATTCCTTTGGTTTGTGATATGAGTTCTGATATTTTTTCTAAACAAATGGACTTTTCTCAATTCGATTTAATTTATGCTGGAGCGCAAAAAAATATGGGTCCTGCAGGAACAGAATTAGTGGTAATCAAAGAAGATATCTTAGGGAAAGTATCCCGTAAAATCCCTTCTATTTTAGACTACCAAGTGAGTATTGCTAAGGAAAGTATGTTTAATACCCCAGCAGTATTCCCTATCTATGTTTCTATGTTAACATTAGAATGGTTAAAAGGTATAGGTGGTATAGCTGTTATTGAAGAAATAAATAATAAAAAAGCACAATTATTGTATTCTGAAATAGATTTGAATCCTTTATTTAAAGGCTATGCAAATATAGAGGACAGGTCTACAATGAATGCAACCTTCAGTATTACTGATGAGAAATTAAAGCCTGCTTTTGATGCCGCTTGGAAAGAAGCTGGTGTTAGCGGAATTAACGGTCATAGATCTATCGGGGGTTATAGAGCGTCTATGTACAATGCTTTAACACTAGATAGTGTTGGTGTATTAGTAGATGTTATGAGTGAGATGGAACGAAAAGGATAG